The genome window GTGGAAAATACGTGATCCTCTTCTTTTACCCGCTGGATTTCACCTTTGTCTGCCCGACGGAAATCATCGCGTTCAGCGACAAGATCGACGACTTCAAAAAGCGCAATGCCGAAGTGCTGGGTGTTTCCATCGACAGTCATTTTTCGCATCTGGCCTGGCGCAACACCGACCGTAAAAAAGGCGGTCTGGGCAATATCGGTTACCCGCTGGTTGCGGATCTGGATAAAAACATCAGCGCGTCTTTCGACGTTCTGGCCGAAGGGGGCATCGCGTTTCGCGGCTTGTTTTTGATCGACAAGGACGGCGTGGTGCAGCACCAGCTCATCAACAACCTGCCTTTGGGCCGCAACATCGATGAAGCCATTCGCATGCTGGATGCCTTGCAGTTTCATGAAAAGAACGGCGAAGTGTGCCCGGCCAACTGGAACCAGGGGAAAGACGGCATGAAGCCCGGCCCGAAAGAGTCGCAGGAATATTTCGAGAAACACAACTGAACATCCAAGAGCTTCTTTAGAAGACCTCTTGCTTGCTGGCAGGCGGAACCCGTGGGCTCCGCCTGTTTTTTTTGCTTATGATTATTCTGACCAATGACGATGGGTTTTATGCCGCCGGCCTTCAGTCCATGTGGCGGGAGTTGTCGCCGCTGACCGAGGTGCTGATCGTGGCGCCGGAGAGCGAGCAGAGCGCCGTCGGCCATGCCATCACGCTGGCCCAGCCGTTGAAGGCGCATGCGGTGAAAGACCAGGAACACGGGCTGATCGGTTACGCGGTCACCGGCACTCCGGCGGACTGCGTGAAGATCGCCGTCACCGAGCTGTTGGAGGAACCTCCCGATCTGGTGGTTTCCGGTGTCAATCACGGCGGCAACATGGGCACGAGCATCATTTACTCCGGTACCGTTTCGGCCGCCACCGAAGCGGCGACCATGGGCCTGCCTGCCATCGCCGTGTCGCTGGACTCCTGGGAGAGCCGGGACTTCAGCGTGGCAACGGAGTTCATCCGCAAGTTGTATCCGCTGGTGATCGAAAAAGGATTGCCGGAAGGCGTGTCGTTGAATGTCAATATTCCCGCCGTGCCGCGTGATCAAATACAGGGCGTGGCGGTGACCCGGCAAGGCAAGTCGCGTGTCATTGAAAAATTCGACAAGCGCGTCGATCCGCGCAATAACATCTATTACTGGTTGGCGGGAGAGATGGTGTTCATGGAAGTGGAAGCGGGCACCGATTGCGAGATGGTGCGGGAGAACTACATCAGCGTCACGCCGATCCACTACGACCTGACCCGGCACGATGCGCTGGAGCGCATCCGGGACTGGAAGCTGGAGTTTTGAGGCGCGCGGCGTGCAGCAAAATAAAAACATAGATTCTTCGCTGACGCTCAGAATGACACGTCAGGTTGGGTTGTCGTTCTGAAGAGCCGCAGGCGATGAAGAATCGATGTCGTGGTTTTACCCCACTTATGCAAAGGCCTCCTTGGTAAGGGGAGGGGTCATTAAAGGGGGACGGCTTTGCGTGTGGGCGCAATGAATGCGGGAGAAGCAAAGCTGTAAATAAAAAACGGGTTCATGGCGTGTGCCATGAACCCGTTTTCTGTTTGATGAGGTGTCGAACGATTACCGCAGTGCCGCGGCGGCTTCGTCGCGCATGGCCTCTTTGCGGCTCAGCTTGACTTTACCGTTGCGGTCCACGTCGATGACCTTGACCACGATTTCATCTCCTTCGGAGATTTCATCGTTGACCTGCTTGATGCGGCGGTCGCAGATCTGCGAGATGTGAACCAGTCCGTCGGTACCCGGAAAGATTTCGACGAAGGCACCGAAGTCCATGATCTTCTTCACCTTGCCCATGTAAATCTTGCCGACTTCGACATCCTGCACGAGGTTCTGGATGATGCCGATCGCCTTCTGGGCGGCGGCTTCGTCCGCCGAGGCAATGGTCACCAGACCGCTGTCCACGATATCGATGGAGACACCGGTTTTGTCGATGATGTCGCGGATCACCTTGCCGCCCGGTCCGATGACGTCGCGGATCTTGTCCACCGGGACGGTCATGGTGGTGATGCGCGGTGCGTACTTGGACATCTGCGGGCGCGGTGCGTCCAGCGCTTTGGTCATCTCGCCCAGAATGAACACGCGGCCTGCACGCGCCTGTTCGAGAGCCTGAGCCATCAGCTCCTTGGTCAGGCCGCTGGCTTTGATGTCCATCTGCAGGGCCGTGATGCCGGCATCGGTTCCCACCACCTTGAAATCCATGTCACCGAGGTGATCTTCGGTGCCGGTGATGTCCGACAGAATGGCGATCTTGTCATCCTCTTTGATGAGGCCCATGGCGATGCCCGCCACCGGTTTTTTGATGGGGACGCCTGCGTCCATCAGGGACAGGCTGCCGCCACACACCGAAGCCATCGACGACGATCCGTTGGACTCCAGAATGTCGGAGACGATGCGGATGGTATAGGGAAACGTGTCCCGGTCCGGCAGCATTGGAGCCAGGCCCCGTTCCGCCAGCATGCCGTGGCCGATTTCGCGGCGGCCCGGTCCGGAGATGAATTTCACTTCGCCGGTACAGAATGCCGGGAAGTTGTAATGCAGCATGAACGTCTTGGTGCCGCGGAAATCCAGCGTTTCCATGCGTTGCTCGTCCGACGCGGTGCCCAGCGTGGTGGTGACCAGCGCCTGCGTTTCGCCACGGGTGAAAATGGAAGACCCGTGTGCCCGCGGCACGAAGCCGGTCTGGCAGGTGATGGGCCGGATTTCGTCCGTCTTGCGTCCGTCCACCCGGACTTGTTTTTCCAGGGTCTGGTTGCGCATGACGTTTTTTTCCACGTCCTTGAAAAAGCCTTTCAAATCCGCCGCGATATCTGCATCGTCTTCCGGATTGAACTGTTCCTTCATGGACTCTTTCAACTGGTCCGTGGCGTCCTGCCGTTCCTGCTTGCCACCGATCTGCATGACTTTTTCCATGCCCGGGGTGAGGAAGGCGACGACCTTGTCGCGGAGTTCAGCATTGACCTCCGGGGTTTCCATCTTGATCTTCTCTTTGCCGATCATGTCACGCAGTTCCACCTGCATTTGGACCAGCGCCTTGATGTGCTCGTGGCCGAAGGCCAGAGCTTCAATCATGGTGGTCTCGTCCAGTTCCTGAGCGCCGGCTTCGACCATGACGATGGCGTCCGCCGTTCCGGCCATGACCAGATTGAGATCGCTTTCCTGAATCTGTTCCAGATTGGGATTGACCAGGAATTTGCCTTCCTTGTCACGCCCAACGCGCACACCCGCCAGGGGCGTGTGAAACGGGATGTCGGAAATGGTCAACGCCGCCGAAGCGCCGGTGATGGCGGTGACGTCCGCCGGGTTTTCCTGATCGTGGGAAATGACGAAACAGACGATCTGCGTTTCGTTCTTAAAACCATCCTCGAACATGGGACGGATGGGCCGGTCGATCAACCGGCAGATCAGCGTTTCGGGATCGGAAGGCCGTGCCTCCCGTTTCAAAAAGCCGCCGGGAAAACGTCCCGCAGCGTAGGTGCGTTCGCGGTAATCCACAGTCAGCGGAAAAAAATCGATCCCTTCGCGGGCGCTCGATGCCATGGTGGCCGTGACCAGGACCATGGTGTCGCCCTGCCGGACCACAACGGATCCGTTGGCCTGTTTGGCCAGCCATCCGGCTTCCAGCGACAGGGTTTTGCCGTCCAAGACGGTCTCTACCTTCTTTTGCATTCACTTGTCTCCAGTAAAATTAGCGTCGGATACCCAGATCCTCAATGATCTTCTGATATCGTTCCAGGTCTTCTCGTTTCAGATAATCCAAAAGCTTGCGCCGCCTGTTGACAATACGGATCAACCCCCGGCGGGAATGATGGTCTTTCCCGTGGGATTTGAAATGGTCATTCAGGTAATTGAGGCGCTCCGTGAGCAGTGCGATCTGCACTTCGGAAGACCCGGTGTCTTGATCGGTTACTTTGTACTTCTCGATGATGCTTTGTTTGCTCTCCTTCGTTAATGCCATTGCTGACACCTCCTTATATGGTTCCCCTTGCTGTCGGAGATGTGCCGAATGTTTTCGCAGAAAAAATTCAGGCGCCGGGCCGCGTCGTGCGTCCGCCGAATTTCCACTGCGAAAACATTCCAGCCACTCCAACAACTATTTAATGCCTCAAATCAAAACGCGTTTGAGTTTAAAAGCAATATCATCCGGTTCCATACGCAGAAACCGGTCCTGATCCACCAGGGGCTCGACAATGGCCACCAGGCGGTTGTCTTCATTCGTCACACGGAAATTCATTCCCGGTCCAAACCGGTTGGGAGATTGCCGCACCCAGGCTTTAGAAAGGGCCCGGCCATGCGCAATGGATTGGACTCGATCCGGATAAACCTGGATTTCGGGCATGAAATCCAGAGCCGTTTCCGTTTGCAGGAGTTTGGTGGAAAGGTTGCCTTGTTCCTTGGCGAGTTCCAACTCTTCCAAAGTCAGGGAAGACTCCAAATCGAATTCGCCCACCTTCTCCCGAATCAGGTGCGACATGTGGGCGCCGCACCCCAGCGTTTCGCCGATATCATGACACAAGGTGCGGACATAGGTCCCCGCGGAACAGTGTACGCGGAAGTGGACCCTCTGACCGATTTTCTCGATAAACTCGATGGCGTAAATCTTGATATCCACCGGTTTTCTGTCGATAGTAATACCATTTCTGGCCAATTTGTAAAGGGGAATCCCATTCTTTTTTTTGGCCGAATACATGGGAGGCACCTGTTTTTGCGGGCCCACGTACTGTAGCAGCAGGCGGGTGAGGTCCGTTTCGCTCACCGCGGACGGGTCGCGGCTTTCCAGCACCACCCCCTGGGCGTCCTGCGTGTCGGTGCTCGTGCCCAGGGTCAGGGTGGCGCGATAGACCTTGGTCAGGGGAGTCAGAAACTGGATGACGCGGGTGGACTGGCCCATGCAGAGGGGCAAAACGCCTTCCGCCATGGGGTCCAGGGTGCCGATGTGGCCCACTTTCTTGACCTGGAGCAAGCGGCGCACCGACCGCACCATGTCGAACGAGGTGGGTCCGGAGGGCTTGTACAGGTTGATGATGTTATTCATCGTCGTTTTCGTGGATTTCGCGGATGATCCGGGTGATTTTCTCCACCTGGTCGCCGGAGGTATCCAGCTTGAAATCAAATTCGGGAATGGCTTTCAGATAAAGCCGTTTGCCCAGCTGGCTGCGGATGAACCCTTTGGCGCTGTTGAGGCCTTCCAGCGAGTCCTGCCGCGCCGTGTCGTCTCCCAGAATGCTGACGAACACCTTGGCGTGTTTGAGGTTGTCTGAAAGCTGGATTCGGGTCAGGGTCACGAATCCGATCCGCGGGTCTTTCAACTCGTGCTGGATCATCTTCGACATTTCTTCCAGGATCACTTCCTGGACCCGTTCGGACCGTTTGTAGCGAAACATGGTGTGCTTCCCGGCTTTTCTGGATCAGCCTTTGCCGAGGTTGATGATTTCTATGTGCGAGTCCGTCATTTCGGCCAGGTTCATGTGGTCGATGAAGGTGACCACCTGCTGCATCTGCCCTTCCACGTACTGGGCATCCTCACTGACCGCGGCCACCCCAAGATGGATGCTTTGATGCAGATCCTGATCGCCGACTTCGGCGATGCTGATGTTGAACTTGTTTTTGACCCGGTCCTTGATGGCTCGGATGACCTTGCGCTTGCCTTTCAGCGATCCGTTGCCGTGCAGGTACAGTTTGATCGAGCAACATCCCACTTTCATGGCGACCCCTTACAACGGGCGCGCGGCGTTGAACGCGCTTACGGGGCGACTTCTTCGAGCACGAACGGCTCGATGATATCGCCCTGTTTCACATCCTGAAATTTTTCCAGAGAGAGTCCGCATTCGTAACCGGAAGCGACTTCCTTGACGTCTTCCTTGAAACGGCGGAGCGTCTGGATCTTGCCTTCGTAAACGACCACGTTGTCGCGCAGCAGCCGCGCCTTGCGGTTGCGCTCCAGCGAGCCGGAGAGCACATGGCAGCCTGCCACCACGCCCACTTTGGGGATGGTGAACACTTCGCGGATTTCGGCCCGTCCCGTGACTTTTTCCTTGAACGTCGGTTCGAGCATGCCTTCCATGGCCTTCTTGATGTCTTCGATGGCGTCATAAATGATGCCGTACATGCGGACATCGACATTTTCCTGCTGGGCCATGGCCGCCGCCTGTTCCGTCGGCCGCACGTTGAAGCCGATGACGATAGCGTTGGAGGCACTGGCCAACAGCACGTCCGATTCCGTGATGCCCCCGACCGCATCGTGAATGACCTGGATACGGACCTTGTCGGTGCCGACGCGGGTGACGGCTTCCTGCACCGCCTGGATGGAACCCTGTACGTCGGCCTTGATGATCAGGTTCAGTTCCTGAATCTTGCCTTCGACGATCTGCTGATGCAGGTCTTCCATGCTGATGCGCGGTTTCGCCGACAACACGGTTTCGCGCTGGCGCTGAAGTTTGAGCTGGCTCAACTGCCGGGCGCGCTTTTCATCCTTGACCACCATGAACTTGTCGCCGGCATCCGGCACTTCCGGAATGCCGATCACCTCCACCGGCATGGCCAGTGTGGCTTCGCTGATGGGTTTGCCGAGATCGTTGCTCAGGGCGCGTACTTTACCGAAGTAGTTGCCGACGATGAAGGGGTCGCCCACACGCAGGCGGCCTTTTTCGACGATGATGGTGGCGACCGGACCGCGTCCCTTGTCGAGGTGCGACTCGATCACCGTGCCGCGTGCACGGATCACGGGGTTGGCTTTCAATTCCATGATCTCCGCTTGCAGCAGCAGCATCTCCAGCAGGTTGTCGAGCCCGGTGCCTTCTTTGGCGGAAACTTCGGCGATGATGGTCTGCCCGCCCCAGTCTTCCGGGATCAATCCCTGATCGGCCAGTTGTTTCTTCACTTCTTCCGGTTTGGCGTCGGGTTTGTCGATTTTATTGATGGCAACGACCAGAGGCGTGCCCGCCGCCGTGGCATGGTGGATGGCTTCCTTGGTCTGCGGCTTCAGGCCGTCGTCGGCCGCCACCACGAGCACGACAATGTCCGTCACCTGCGCGCCGCGTGCCCGCATGGCGGTGAACGCTTCGTGGCCGGGGGTGTCGAGAAACGTGATGGGCTTGCCGTTGACCTTGGCCTGGTAGGCGCCGATGTGCTGAGTGATGCCGCCTTTTTCCGACTCGGTGACGTTGGTTTTGCGGATGGTGTCAAGCAGGGAGGTTTTACCGTGATCGACGTGGCCCATGATGGTGACGATGGGCGGACGCGGCACCCGGTCTTTATCAAGATCGGCTTCATCCTCGTCCTCGAATCCCAGTTCGGATTCGGGGGTGACGCGTTCCACTTCGTAACCGCGCTGGTCGGCGAGCTTGAAGGCAATGTCGAAATCAAGGCTTTGGTTGATGGTGGCCATGATGCCCATGCCCATCATATCCTTGATGAGATCGTTGGGCGTGCACTTGAGTTTTTCCGCCAGGTCGCGCAATGGCGTGGTGTCCATGACACGGATGACTTCGAACTGCTCTTCTTCCGGCACCGCAGGGGCGACGGGGGCGGTTGCCTTGGCGGCGGCCGCTTGTTTGGACAGGGTGCGTTCTTCTTCGCGCTCCGTCTTGCGGCTGGGTTGCGGAGGTTTGCCGCGCGCCTTGTCTTTTTTGACCGCGGCTTCTTTTTCTTCGAGGTCCTCTTTTTTTACGATCTTGAGTCCCAGCTTGCGTCCGGCATCCTCCATCGCTGCGGGCTGCTGGGCCGCACGGGAATGGTGATTGGAGCCTTTCTTTTTAGGCCGGGAGGAGGGCCTGGCTGCCTGTTCCGTTTTTTCTTTGATAGCGGTATCCTTGCCCTGTTGCGCCGCGGGTTTTGCGGCGGTGCGGGGCTTGGCAGCGTCCTTGCCCTCGGTCTTTTTGGCGGTCTTGGGCTGCGGAGTTTTTTTCTCCTCGCCTTCTTTTTTATCTTTGTCGGCGGCTTTGGCGGTGGTTTTGCTGGGAGCCTTTTTCTTGACGGCGGTTTTGGCCGCTACTTTCTTGGTGGCTTTGGCCTTGCTGGCGGTGGCTTTCTTTTTACCGGCACCCTCTGCAGCAGACGGTTTTTCGGTAAAATGATCCCGTATGGAATTGGCCATGTCCTCATCGATCGAACTCATGTGGTTTTTGACGAGACAATCTCTCTTCTTGAGTTCGTCGATGATCTGGTCATTCTGGACGTTGAGCTCCAACGCCAATTTGTTAATCCTGATTTTAGCCAAAGGCAACCTCCTGAGATGTGGATGTTATTTTAATTCCTCATAATCATCCCCTCAAACGTTTTCGTACTTCTCCATGAGCAATTTGGCCTGTGTGATGATGGCCTGAGCGGTCTCTTCCTCAATGGCATCGATTGCCGTCAATTCTTCCACGGCGGACACCGAGAGTTCGGCGATGGTCTGGAACCCATTGGAGGCCAGGGCGTCTATGATGGAGGGGGCGACACCTGCCAGGGCTTCCAGTCCCAGTTCCTGTTCTTCTTCCTCTTCCTCGTCTTCCCCGCCGCCGGCATCCTCGGCGGAGACGTCTTCGGTCACGGCGTCCGCGTCTTCCGTTGCGGCAACCGGTTCTTCTTCCTCGCCCTCGCTCGTGCCGGGTTCCGCGGCGTCCGCCTGGAATTCCGGAGCGGTTGTGTCGAGAGCGGTTTTCTTGAGGCTGGGTGACGTGTAAATCAGGGTATTGTTTTCTTCCTGCGCATCCACCGGCGGTGGTGTGGGAGCAGGCTTCTTCGGAGCCGGAGCAACGGGAACGCGTTTGTCAATGTGCTCCTGGGAAAACTCGACCAGCGATTCCGCCTTTTTCGGGCCGATTCCCGGCAACTCCTGCATGCCCGCGACACCGCGCTTGACGACTTCGTCGAAGGAAACGATGTTGTCGTTGAACAGGATGGAGACGATTTTTTCGCCGAAGCCTTTCGTGTTCTTGAGAATATCGAAGAAATCTTCGCGCGGCGTGTCGGAGGTCTGGAACAGGCCCGGGGTTTCCAGCACGCCGCCGGACTCCGACTCTCCCTTGATATCGATTTTCCATTTGACCAGCTTGGCGGCGAGGCGCACGTTCTGTCCCTTTTTACCGATGGCCAGCGACATCTGATCGTCGGCCACGATGATGGTCATCTGTTTTTCATCCTTGTTCATCAGGATGCGGGAAATCTTCGCCGGGCTGAGTGCGTTGCGGATGAACACTTCCGGGTCCTCGGAGAACTCGACAATGTCGATTTTCTCGCCGCGCAATTCCTGAACGATGGACTGCACGCGCATGCCGCGCATGCCGACGCAGGCGCCGACGGCGTCGATGTCGCGGTCGTTGGTGCGCACCGCGATCTTGGTGCGGCCGTTGGGCTCGCGCACGATGCCCATGATCTCCACCATGCCTTCGCTGATCTCCGGCACTTCCAGTTCGAACAGGCGTTTGATGAGCCCGACGTGGGTGCGGGACAGGATCACCAGCGTGTTCTTCGCCGTCTTGCGCACGTCCAGCACGTAGGCGCGCACGCGGTCGCCGCGGTTGAACGATTCGCGGAATACCTGTTCGCGACGCGGCAGAATGCCTTCGGCCTTGCCGAGATCGACGACGATGTCGCCGTGCTCGAAACGCTGCACGAGACCGTTGATGAGATCGCCTTTTTTATCGATGAATTCGTTGTACAGGATTTCGATTTCCGCTTCGCGCACCTTTTGCAGGATCACCTGCTTCGCCAGTTGGGCGGCGATGCGGCCCAGGTCTTCCAGCTCGCGTTTGACGAGCACGACATCGCCGATCTCGGCGTCCGGGATCTGCTTGACCGCCTGCTTTTTGGTGATCTCGGTTTCCGGATCGGTGACCTTGGCGACGACGGTGCGTTCCGTGAGGATCTCCACCTCACCGGTTTCTTCGTTGAAGCGGCTTTGCAGGGTTTCGATATCCGGCAGTTTTTTGCGCACAGCGGCTTCCACCGCGCTTTTGAGGGCGTCGATCAGCACATCGCGATCGATGCCTTTTTCGCGGCAAAGCTGGTCCAGAATGTGAATGACTTCGACGGTCATAGTTTGAATTCGATTTCCAAACGGGCGGAGGCGATGTTGCTCAAGGGAATGGCAAAGGCCTGCCCCTGGGCGTCCAGATGGACAGCGCCGTCCTCAAAGTTTTTCAAAATACCCTTGAAGTTGCGTCGGTCACCGATCGGCGCAAACGTCGTGATCTGGACTTTTTTACCGAGATACCGCAGAAAATCTTTTTCTTTTTTCAGCGGCCGGTCCAGACCCGGCGACGACACTTCAAGGATGTAATGGGTGCGAACGAGGTCGTCCACCTCGATCATGTCTTCCACCATGTGGCTGACCTGCTTGCAGTCCTCCACGCCCACACCCCCGGCTTTGTCGATATAAATGCGAAGAACCCAGTTGGGCCCCTCGCGCTTGTATTCGACATC of Nitrospina watsonii contains these proteins:
- a CDS encoding peroxiredoxin; translation: MATLVAKQAPDFTAQAVMPDGSFKEIKLSDYRGKYVILFFYPLDFTFVCPTEIIAFSDKIDDFKKRNAEVLGVSIDSHFSHLAWRNTDRKKGGLGNIGYPLVADLDKNISASFDVLAEGGIAFRGLFLIDKDGVVQHQLINNLPLGRNIDEAIRMLDALQFHEKNGEVCPANWNQGKDGMKPGPKESQEYFEKHN
- the surE gene encoding 5'/3'-nucleotidase SurE — protein: MIILTNDDGFYAAGLQSMWRELSPLTEVLIVAPESEQSAVGHAITLAQPLKAHAVKDQEHGLIGYAVTGTPADCVKIAVTELLEEPPDLVVSGVNHGGNMGTSIIYSGTVSAATEAATMGLPAIAVSLDSWESRDFSVATEFIRKLYPLVIEKGLPEGVSLNVNIPAVPRDQIQGVAVTRQGKSRVIEKFDKRVDPRNNIYYWLAGEMVFMEVEAGTDCEMVRENYISVTPIHYDLTRHDALERIRDWKLEF
- the pnp gene encoding polyribonucleotide nucleotidyltransferase → MQKKVETVLDGKTLSLEAGWLAKQANGSVVVRQGDTMVLVTATMASSAREGIDFFPLTVDYRERTYAAGRFPGGFLKREARPSDPETLICRLIDRPIRPMFEDGFKNETQIVCFVISHDQENPADVTAITGASAALTISDIPFHTPLAGVRVGRDKEGKFLVNPNLEQIQESDLNLVMAGTADAIVMVEAGAQELDETTMIEALAFGHEHIKALVQMQVELRDMIGKEKIKMETPEVNAELRDKVVAFLTPGMEKVMQIGGKQERQDATDQLKESMKEQFNPEDDADIAADLKGFFKDVEKNVMRNQTLEKQVRVDGRKTDEIRPITCQTGFVPRAHGSSIFTRGETQALVTTTLGTASDEQRMETLDFRGTKTFMLHYNFPAFCTGEVKFISGPGRREIGHGMLAERGLAPMLPDRDTFPYTIRIVSDILESNGSSSMASVCGGSLSLMDAGVPIKKPVAGIAMGLIKEDDKIAILSDITGTEDHLGDMDFKVVGTDAGITALQMDIKASGLTKELMAQALEQARAGRVFILGEMTKALDAPRPQMSKYAPRITTMTVPVDKIRDVIGPGGKVIRDIIDKTGVSIDIVDSGLVTIASADEAAAQKAIGIIQNLVQDVEVGKIYMGKVKKIMDFGAFVEIFPGTDGLVHISQICDRRIKQVNDEISEGDEIVVKVIDVDRNGKVKLSRKEAMRDEAAAALR
- the rpsO gene encoding 30S ribosomal protein S15; translated protein: MALTKESKQSIIEKYKVTDQDTGSSEVQIALLTERLNYLNDHFKSHGKDHHSRRGLIRIVNRRRKLLDYLKREDLERYQKIIEDLGIRR
- the truB gene encoding tRNA pseudouridine(55) synthase TruB: MNNIINLYKPSGPTSFDMVRSVRRLLQVKKVGHIGTLDPMAEGVLPLCMGQSTRVIQFLTPLTKVYRATLTLGTSTDTQDAQGVVLESRDPSAVSETDLTRLLLQYVGPQKQVPPMYSAKKKNGIPLYKLARNGITIDRKPVDIKIYAIEFIEKIGQRVHFRVHCSAGTYVRTLCHDIGETLGCGAHMSHLIREKVGEFDLESSLTLEELELAKEQGNLSTKLLQTETALDFMPEIQVYPDRVQSIAHGRALSKAWVRQSPNRFGPGMNFRVTNEDNRLVAIVEPLVDQDRFLRMEPDDIAFKLKRVLI
- the rbfA gene encoding 30S ribosome-binding factor RbfA; this encodes MFRYKRSERVQEVILEEMSKMIQHELKDPRIGFVTLTRIQLSDNLKHAKVFVSILGDDTARQDSLEGLNSAKGFIRSQLGKRLYLKAIPEFDFKLDTSGDQVEKITRIIREIHENDDE
- a CDS encoding DUF503 domain-containing protein translates to MKVGCCSIKLYLHGNGSLKGKRKVIRAIKDRVKNKFNISIAEVGDQDLHQSIHLGVAAVSEDAQYVEGQMQQVVTFIDHMNLAEMTDSHIEIINLGKG
- the infB gene encoding translation initiation factor IF-2, with product MAKIRINKLALELNVQNDQIIDELKKRDCLVKNHMSSIDEDMANSIRDHFTEKPSAAEGAGKKKATASKAKATKKVAAKTAVKKKAPSKTTAKAADKDKKEGEEKKTPQPKTAKKTEGKDAAKPRTAAKPAAQQGKDTAIKEKTEQAARPSSRPKKKGSNHHSRAAQQPAAMEDAGRKLGLKIVKKEDLEEKEAAVKKDKARGKPPQPSRKTEREEERTLSKQAAAAKATAPVAPAVPEEEQFEVIRVMDTTPLRDLAEKLKCTPNDLIKDMMGMGIMATINQSLDFDIAFKLADQRGYEVERVTPESELGFEDEDEADLDKDRVPRPPIVTIMGHVDHGKTSLLDTIRKTNVTESEKGGITQHIGAYQAKVNGKPITFLDTPGHEAFTAMRARGAQVTDIVVLVVAADDGLKPQTKEAIHHATAAGTPLVVAINKIDKPDAKPEEVKKQLADQGLIPEDWGGQTIIAEVSAKEGTGLDNLLEMLLLQAEIMELKANPVIRARGTVIESHLDKGRGPVATIIVEKGRLRVGDPFIVGNYFGKVRALSNDLGKPISEATLAMPVEVIGIPEVPDAGDKFMVVKDEKRARQLSQLKLQRQRETVLSAKPRISMEDLHQQIVEGKIQELNLIIKADVQGSIQAVQEAVTRVGTDKVRIQVIHDAVGGITESDVLLASASNAIVIGFNVRPTEQAAAMAQQENVDVRMYGIIYDAIEDIKKAMEGMLEPTFKEKVTGRAEIREVFTIPKVGVVAGCHVLSGSLERNRKARLLRDNVVVYEGKIQTLRRFKEDVKEVASGYECGLSLEKFQDVKQGDIIEPFVLEEVAP
- the nusA gene encoding transcription termination factor NusA, with product MTVEVIHILDQLCREKGIDRDVLIDALKSAVEAAVRKKLPDIETLQSRFNEETGEVEILTERTVVAKVTDPETEITKKQAVKQIPDAEIGDVVLVKRELEDLGRIAAQLAKQVILQKVREAEIEILYNEFIDKKGDLINGLVQRFEHGDIVVDLGKAEGILPRREQVFRESFNRGDRVRAYVLDVRKTAKNTLVILSRTHVGLIKRLFELEVPEISEGMVEIMGIVREPNGRTKIAVRTNDRDIDAVGACVGMRGMRVQSIVQELRGEKIDIVEFSEDPEVFIRNALSPAKISRILMNKDEKQMTIIVADDQMSLAIGKKGQNVRLAAKLVKWKIDIKGESESGGVLETPGLFQTSDTPREDFFDILKNTKGFGEKIVSILFNDNIVSFDEVVKRGVAGMQELPGIGPKKAESLVEFSQEHIDKRVPVAPAPKKPAPTPPPVDAQEENNTLIYTSPSLKKTALDTTAPEFQADAAEPGTSEGEEEEPVAATEDADAVTEDVSAEDAGGGEDEEEEEEQELGLEALAGVAPSIIDALASNGFQTIAELSVSAVEELTAIDAIEEETAQAIITQAKLLMEKYENV
- the rimP gene encoding ribosome maturation factor RimP, with translation MIQAQGLELVDVEYKREGPNWVLRIYIDKAGGVGVEDCKQVSHMVEDMIEVDDLVRTHYILEVSSPGLDRPLKKEKDFLRYLGKKVQITTFAPIGDRRNFKGILKNFEDGAVHLDAQGQAFAIPLSNIASARLEIEFKL